From Oncorhynchus tshawytscha isolate Ot180627B linkage group LG27, Otsh_v2.0, whole genome shotgun sequence, a single genomic window includes:
- the LOC112234120 gene encoding transmembrane protein 100-like — protein MLDPAMLEEPSKDPMTVPAAPERAVMEKANINDHTPTVTIIAIPLVTEIQLNAATGGAELSCYRCTVPFGVVILIAGIVVTSVAYSFNSHGSTISYFGLVLLSAGLVLLALSAVCWKMRLERKKERRRESQTALVSNQRSIFA, from the coding sequence ATGCTGGATCCTGCGATGCTAGAGGAACCCAGTAAAGACCCCATGACAGTGCCAGCAGCCCCAGAAAGAGCTGTCATGGAGAAGGCCAACATCAATGACCACACTCCGACTGTGACTATAATAGCTATCCCTTTGGTCACTGAAATCCAACTGAACGCGGCAACAGGTGGTGCAGAACTCTCCTGCTATCGCTGCACAGTGCCGTTTGGTGTGGTCATTCTCATTGCCGGTATTGTGGTCACTTCTGTGGCCTACAGCTTCAACTCACATGGGTCCACCATCTCTTACTTTGGGCTGGTGCTACTATCTGCTGGACTGGTGCTATTGGCGCTAAGTGCGGTATGCTGGAAGATGAGActtgagagaaagaaggagaggcgGAGGGAAAGCCAAACTGCATTGGTCTCAAACCAGAGGAGCATCTTTGCATGA